In Mesoplodon densirostris isolate mMesDen1 chromosome 2, mMesDen1 primary haplotype, whole genome shotgun sequence, the DNA window CTTCCTGTGGCTCCAGGACAGACAGAGACAAACCCAGCTCTGCAATCGGGCTGCAGGTTTGCATCCTGGGCCCCCCAGCAACTGGCTGCAGTGGTTTATTGCTTCTGAACCCCCATTTCCTTGCCCGCTAAGTAGAAGTAATATTTCTGGCAGCTCGAGCCTGCTAGACAATAAACACTCAGAATGCCTTGGGCAAACGGAGACCTCCAGGGCCACTGGGGCCACCTTCCTGGGCACAGCCAGGAACACAGCAGCCACTGTGCAGCCCGCACCTAGAGCAGGCCCTTGCACACAAGGGTGGTTTCCTTGTCCCTGAACAGAgtactgggggaggggggtgcagGGGCCAGGCCAAGTCTGAAGAAATACAACCACCAGAGCCTCTGCAGCTACGGGGCCCCCAGACACCTccgtttcttcctcttcctcccccaggcCTAGAAAGggatcccccccccccgccattaCCTGATTGGGTCCTTGGCTCCTagctggggaaggagaagggaccAGCCTGGAGGCTCTGCAGGCTCCACGTCTAGAAGCTGCCGCCACCCGGGGCTCAGCTCTGTGGGTGAGGGAGCTGCAGCCCCGAAATCTCTCTCTCATGGACCACCCATCTGGAAGGGCTGGAGCTACGCTTTCTAAAGGAACCACAACTTGCTGTCGCTGGCCATGCGGGCCCTCGACTCACCGTGGTCGATGGACTCACCCTGGTCGATGGAGTGCGGGGGCAGCTGGCTGAGCTGGCTGTTGACCACCCCCGCGTAGGTGCGCAGGAACTCCTCCTCGCTGGCCGTCAGCTGCAAGGGTGAGAGGGCTGGGTGAAGGGTGGCCCGCACCCGCTCCCTGGGCCTCTGCTGTTGAGAACTGACCTTTTAGTTCTCCCCTCTGCTCCCACCCCTGAAACTTGGTCCATGGGACCCACAGGCCTTGGCACCGGGATCAGACTGAGGACGGGGATTCCAGCGTAGGGCAGGCCCTGCTTGGGGAGCCCCTCCCTCTCCTGTTGAGAAGGGCCACTGCACATCTGCTGCCCTCTCAGTGGCTGTCCTGACCCCTGGTCACCCCTGGAAGAAAAGACTCccaggaaaggggaggaaaggaaggtgaGGGCCTTTAGGATCCTCACCCACTTGGCCCAAACTTGGCACAGGGGGTGGGAAGACTACCCCAGCAGGGCCTGCCGAACTGGACATGCTGGTGCCTATGCCCGGGAGGGAGCCTGAATTAGCCACAGTCAAGCCAGAGGCCTGGCATCCCCTTCCCCAGACCACAGCTGCTATAGAAGGTGGTTACAGCCCCTCTGCCCGCCTGCATCAGGCACCCTCCCTGGGGGGCCTGCTGCTCGACGCCCCGAAGGCACTCACGTTGGAGCCCATCTTCCTCAGCATAAGCAGCACTCGGACCTTCTGCTGAATGTACATCTCCTCCGGACTCTTCCCGGGGGCCCCCTCGCGGTTCATCCCCTGGCCAGCTCTAGGGACTCCTGCAGAGCGAGGAGaagcatggggtgggggggtgacagGACGACACATACCCGCATACCGGCACGAGTTGTCAGGCCGCCCATGTTGCATCAGGGGCTTGTTTCTGAGAGCCCAGAGCAGGTGGCGAGTTGCCCGTTGCTCCCTCATGCCTGCTGGCCCGACAGCCAGACTGAGCAGGGATCTCCCCGGAGCAGGCGCTGGTGGCCAGCCCCCTCTGTGTGTGGAGCTGTCAGGCCCAGGTGGCTGAACTGACCCAGACTTCTGGCCAGCTCTACCTTCCAGCCACCCCTCAGCAAGGCTCCTGCTATGAGCCCAGGAGATGTGCTGCATGAAACCCAAAGTGTCCCCGTCTTTCAAAGCCAGCAACTTCCATGAGGAGCAAAGTGACGTGATCAGAGGCAGCCGGCTGGGGCCTGTAGCTGGAGAAGCCATGGGATCAGTACCCAGCCCCCAAACACCAAGACAGCTCCCTCTGCAAAAGTCCCTGATGAGCTCaagaggctgcctcctgggctgggCTCCAAGGAGTCCCTCGATGGGGACGGCGAGCCCGGGGCTGCAGGCACACTCACCCGCCCGGGCTCGCTGCCGCCACCCTCACAAGCCCACCCACCTGTCACAGGGTGGCTCTTGCACGCGG includes these proteins:
- the CTNNBIP1 gene encoding beta-catenin-interacting protein 1 isoform X2, which gives rise to MNREGAPGKSPEEMYIQQKVRVLLMLRKMGSNLTASEEEFLRTYAGVVNSQLSQLPPHSIDQGAEDVVMAFSRSETEDRRQ
- the CTNNBIP1 gene encoding beta-catenin-interacting protein 1 isoform X1, which gives rise to MNREGAPGKSPEEMYIQQKVRVLLMLRKMGSNLTASEEEFLRTYAGVVNSQLSQLPPHSIDQGESIDHGAEDVVMAFSRSETEDRRQ